In Halorientalis sp. LT38, a genomic segment contains:
- a CDS encoding transcription initiation factor IIB — translation MTRSTRQRERERDASAETESRDQEGVRACPECESDDLVKDADRGELICDDCGLVIEEENIDPGPEWRAFNHQERQEKSRVGAPTTKTMHDKGLTTTIDWKDKDAYGRSISSKKRSQMHRLRKWQERIRTKDAGERNLQFALSEIDRMASALGVPRSVREVASVIYRRALSEDLIRGRSIEGVATSALYAACRKEGIPRSLEEISEVSRVERKEIGRTYRYISQELGLEMEPVDPQKYVPRFCSELNLSEEVQSKANEIIDTTAEKGLLSGKSPTGYAAAAIYAASLLCNEKKTQREVADVAQVTEVTIRNRYQEQIEAMGIHS, via the coding sequence ATGACACGGTCCACCCGTCAGCGGGAGCGCGAGCGCGATGCCTCGGCCGAGACCGAATCCCGGGACCAGGAGGGGGTCCGCGCGTGTCCGGAGTGCGAGTCGGACGACCTGGTCAAGGACGCCGACCGCGGCGAGTTGATCTGTGACGACTGCGGCCTCGTGATCGAGGAAGAGAACATCGATCCGGGCCCGGAGTGGCGGGCGTTCAACCATCAGGAACGCCAGGAGAAATCGCGCGTCGGCGCCCCGACGACGAAGACGATGCACGACAAGGGGCTGACGACGACCATCGACTGGAAGGACAAGGACGCCTACGGGCGGTCGATCTCCTCGAAGAAGCGGAGCCAGATGCACCGGCTGCGAAAGTGGCAGGAGCGCATCCGGACCAAGGACGCCGGCGAACGCAACCTGCAGTTCGCCCTCTCCGAGATCGATCGGATGGCGTCGGCGCTCGGGGTCCCGCGGTCGGTCCGCGAGGTCGCGTCGGTGATCTATCGGCGGGCGCTGAGCGAGGACCTCATCCGCGGCCGCTCCATCGAGGGCGTCGCCACGAGCGCCCTCTACGCGGCCTGTCGGAAGGAGGGGATCCCACGCAGTCTGGAGGAGATCTCGGAGGTCTCCCGGGTCGAGCGCAAGGAGATCGGGCGGACCTACCGCTACATCTCCCAGGAACTGGGACTCGAGATGGAGCCGGTCGACCCCCAGAAGTACGTCCCCCGGTTCTGCTCGGAACTGAACCTCAGCGAAGAGGTCCAGTCGAAAGCCAACGAGATCATCGATACCACGGCCGAGAAGGGCCTGCTCTCGGGGAAATCCCCGACGGGCTACGCCGCCGCGGCCATCTACGCCGCCTCCCTGCTCTGTAACGAGAAGAAGACCCAGCGCGAGGTCGCAGACGTCGCCCAGGTCACCGAAGTCACCATCCGGAATCGCTACCAGGAACAGATCGAAGCCATGGGAATCCACAGCTAA
- a CDS encoding histidine kinase N-terminal 7TM domain-containing protein: protein MVLGVSWLVLAHAATGLAILGLFAPVWTFRERPGAQLWAGVVALMAATTFAFGAALLVFDPALRVVMEAVSLAGLVWTALLFLCFALAYTGRAHLLRSWWLRGLVVVQGLGTALLLSNPSHHLLWTDFRLDPVFGAAAVAYAAEPGLYVLAGVTYLTVGIGIVMLVETVASYGPAYRRQAIAIATTPLFPVGASLVWLLEIGPYPQLNLIALSFLPHLVLDVYALFGRDMFDLPPGLRRAGERAALDDLGSPVFIVAADGRIIETNSAVERLFGLDTAAALARPLSDLLGPDVEMTAGEQRVELRADGERKTFKLVFSPFETRSGLHGGYTVIAQDVTAEIQRKQRLEVLNRILRHNLRNDLNVVQLHAQELELSLSDPESRRHAAAIEDVSSDLVSLGEKARWAAQALEAVSSHPVTIRDLLEDVVADVGETYPDASVELDVPADATLHTDPEVLTLVFTSVLENAIEHNDGDPSVTITVTDDGADSLRVRISDDGPGIPAHERRVIEDGGETALDHGSGVGLWLIHWGVTLLGGDVSFEVDGDGTTVAIRLPTSGDPDGT, encoded by the coding sequence ATGGTGCTGGGTGTCTCGTGGCTCGTGCTCGCCCACGCCGCGACGGGGCTCGCCATCCTCGGGCTCTTCGCGCCGGTCTGGACGTTCAGGGAGCGGCCGGGCGCCCAGCTCTGGGCCGGCGTCGTCGCGCTGATGGCGGCGACGACGTTCGCCTTCGGGGCCGCGCTCCTGGTGTTCGATCCGGCGCTCCGGGTCGTGATGGAGGCCGTCTCGCTCGCGGGTCTGGTCTGGACGGCGCTGCTCTTCCTCTGTTTCGCGCTGGCGTACACGGGCCGGGCCCATCTGCTCCGGAGCTGGTGGCTGCGCGGCCTCGTCGTCGTCCAGGGCCTCGGGACCGCACTCTTGCTCTCGAACCCGAGTCACCACCTGCTGTGGACCGACTTCCGACTCGATCCCGTCTTCGGCGCCGCGGCGGTGGCGTACGCCGCCGAACCCGGACTCTACGTCCTCGCCGGCGTCACCTACCTGACCGTCGGCATCGGCATCGTCATGCTCGTCGAGACGGTCGCCAGCTACGGGCCCGCCTACCGTCGGCAGGCCATCGCCATCGCGACGACGCCGCTCTTTCCAGTGGGCGCGAGCCTCGTCTGGCTCCTCGAGATCGGGCCGTACCCCCAGCTGAACCTCATCGCGCTCTCCTTTCTCCCCCACCTCGTGCTCGACGTCTACGCCCTCTTCGGCCGGGACATGTTCGACCTCCCGCCGGGGTTGCGCCGGGCCGGCGAGCGCGCGGCGCTCGACGACCTCGGGAGCCCGGTGTTCATCGTCGCGGCCGACGGGCGGATCATCGAGACGAACTCCGCCGTCGAGCGACTGTTCGGACTCGACACGGCGGCCGCGCTGGCCCGACCCCTGAGCGACCTCCTGGGCCCGGACGTGGAGATGACGGCGGGCGAACAGCGGGTCGAACTGCGCGCCGACGGCGAGCGCAAGACCTTCAAGCTCGTCTTCTCGCCGTTCGAGACGCGGAGCGGGCTCCACGGCGGCTACACCGTCATCGCCCAGGACGTGACCGCCGAGATCCAGCGCAAACAGCGTCTCGAGGTCCTGAACCGCATCCTCCGGCACAACCTCCGGAACGACCTCAACGTCGTCCAGTTGCACGCCCAGGAACTGGAACTGTCGCTGTCGGACCCCGAGTCGCGCCGCCACGCCGCGGCCATCGAGGACGTCTCGAGCGACCTCGTCTCCCTGGGCGAGAAGGCCCGCTGGGCGGCCCAGGCCCTCGAAGCGGTCAGTTCCCACCCCGTCACGATCCGGGACCTCCTCGAGGACGTCGTCGCCGACGTCGGCGAGACGTACCCGGACGCGAGCGTCGAACTCGACGTGCCGGCGGACGCGACGCTCCACACCGATCCCGAGGTGCTGACGCTCGTGTTCACGAGCGTGCTGGAGAACGCCATCGAACACAACGACGGCGACCCGAGCGTCACGATCACGGTCACGGACGACGGCGCCGATTCGCTCCGGGTCCGGATCAGCGACGACGGCCCCGGCATCCCCGCCCACGAGCGCCGCGTGATCGAGGACGGCGGCGAGACGGCGCTCGACCACGGGAGCGGCGTCGGCCTCTGGCTCATCCACTGGGGCGTGACGCTGCTGGGCGGCGACGTCTCGTTCGAGGTCGACGGGGACGGGACGACCGTGGCGATCAGGCTCCCGACCTCTGGCGATCCGGACGGGACCTGA
- the nreA gene encoding DNA repair protein NreA has protein sequence MRLDEFIEDFQRDESADLRRLAEEKSYAITEYLDDVERQIDETVQGDALFGSTAPEIFVGRSNYPDVSTGLLSPVAGPDTDPTDYVTSGDWYQQGYGIDEVFQRRTGLLNSTRSSNVNVEDVWDGFVGVQREVAIADTPVDVEIGLDGQPDLDVDLDDIGAPRGPRARARDAELAENPSVPLEVEKTLEDDDWRADGAMTYLYRRGFDVYEINTILSAGALGQGANRRLVPTRWSITAVDDTVGQYLRGTVRNSPSIDQTEVRINEYMGNTYWVIMTPGNWEFELVELKAPGSIWNPDPDAGMYMAADSEGYEGRTSYVDETSGAYYATRLAVLEHLSDRDRQAKVFVVRHATPEYWAPVGVWQIREGIRHAFDQELGVAESFRDALTELAPHFPVSLAQLRRKSEMVSGLQAQITDF, from the coding sequence ATGCGCCTCGACGAGTTCATCGAGGACTTCCAGCGCGACGAGTCGGCCGACCTGCGGCGGCTGGCCGAGGAGAAGTCCTACGCCATCACGGAGTACCTGGACGACGTCGAGCGCCAGATAGACGAGACGGTGCAGGGGGACGCCCTCTTCGGGTCGACCGCGCCCGAGATCTTCGTCGGGCGCTCGAACTACCCCGACGTCTCGACCGGCCTGCTCTCCCCCGTCGCCGGCCCGGACACCGACCCGACCGACTACGTGACGAGCGGCGACTGGTACCAGCAGGGGTACGGCATCGACGAGGTGTTCCAGCGCCGGACCGGCCTGCTCAACTCCACCCGCTCATCGAACGTGAACGTCGAGGACGTCTGGGACGGCTTCGTCGGCGTCCAGCGCGAGGTGGCCATCGCCGACACGCCCGTCGACGTCGAGATCGGCCTCGACGGCCAGCCGGATCTGGACGTTGACCTCGACGACATCGGCGCACCCCGCGGCCCGCGGGCCCGCGCTCGCGACGCCGAACTCGCGGAGAACCCCTCCGTTCCCCTGGAGGTCGAGAAGACGCTCGAAGACGACGACTGGCGGGCCGACGGCGCGATGACCTACCTCTACCGCCGGGGGTTCGACGTCTACGAGATCAACACCATCCTCTCGGCCGGCGCGCTGGGCCAGGGCGCCAATCGCCGGCTGGTCCCCACCCGCTGGTCCATCACGGCCGTCGACGACACGGTGGGCCAGTACCTCCGGGGGACCGTCCGGAACAGCCCCTCCATCGACCAGACGGAGGTCCGGATCAACGAGTACATGGGCAACACCTACTGGGTGATCATGACCCCCGGAAACTGGGAATTCGAGCTCGTGGAGCTGAAAGCGCCGGGAAGCATCTGGAACCCCGACCCCGACGCCGGGATGTACATGGCCGCAGACAGCGAGGGCTACGAGGGCCGCACGTCCTACGTCGACGAGACCTCCGGTGCCTACTACGCCACCCGACTGGCGGTCCTCGAACACCTCAGCGACCGGGACCGCCAGGCGAAGGTGTTCGTCGTCCGCCACGCGACGCCCGAGTACTGGGCCCCCGTCGGCGTCTGGCAGATCCGGGAGGGCATCCGCCACGCCTTCGATCAGGAACTCGGCGTCGCCGAGAGCTTCCGCGACGCGCTCACCGAACTCGCGCCGCACTTCCCGGTGTCGCTGGCCCAGCTCCGCCGGAAGTCCGAGATGGTCTCGGGCCTGCAGGCACAGATCACGGACTTCTGA
- a CDS encoding Sec-independent protein translocase subunit TatA/TatB, with amino-acid sequence MVPSSFAALVSSPLVVPGVPGAPELLVILLVGIVVFGLPLLIVAGAVVYFRRDETIEELEERIADLESERAGRESAETGDSENS; translated from the coding sequence ATGGTCCCGTCGTCGTTCGCCGCCCTGGTCTCGTCCCCGCTCGTCGTCCCCGGCGTGCCGGGCGCGCCGGAACTGCTGGTGATCTTGCTCGTCGGCATCGTCGTGTTCGGCCTGCCGCTGCTGATCGTCGCCGGCGCAGTAGTGTACTTCCGCCGCGACGAGACGATCGAAGAACTGGAAGAACGGATCGCGGATCTCGAGTCAGAACGGGCGGGCCGGGAGTCGGCCGAGACCGGCGACAGCGAGAATTCCTAG
- a CDS encoding DUF302 domain-containing protein has translation MTLPIDPSLIASGDIGEKRATLEMDHEAAIEHTRETFADAGFGVAVEFSVSDMLAEKIGADRDPYYVLGACNPEVADRALDECIELGGLMPCNVIVREVEPGTQEVYHLSIMRVACLIGLADDDEAWADIVATTGEFVDEAFENL, from the coding sequence ATGACGCTTCCGATAGACCCCAGTCTGATCGCGTCCGGTGACATCGGCGAGAAACGCGCGACCCTGGAGATGGACCACGAGGCGGCGATCGAACACACGCGCGAGACGTTCGCCGACGCCGGGTTCGGCGTCGCCGTCGAGTTCTCCGTCTCGGACATGCTGGCCGAGAAGATCGGTGCCGACCGCGACCCCTACTACGTGCTGGGGGCCTGCAACCCGGAGGTCGCCGACCGCGCGCTCGACGAGTGTATCGAACTCGGTGGGCTGATGCCCTGTAACGTGATCGTGCGCGAGGTCGAACCCGGGACACAGGAGGTCTACCACCTCTCGATCATGCGCGTCGCTTGCCTGATCGGACTGGCCGACGACGACGAAGCATGGGCCGACATCGTCGCGACGACGGGCGAATTCGTCGACGAAGCCTTCGAGAACCTCTAG
- a CDS encoding DUF5789 family protein, which yields MAEDEESDEDEAPAVELGDGESVEGVPLAQVSARLMWGIEKSYVRKREGDTTIRTPDGPRDLGDVLDEVDLAYFEKRQEFEDAVRDVIGTGPVPTAE from the coding sequence ATGGCTGAGGACGAGGAATCCGACGAGGACGAGGCGCCCGCCGTCGAACTCGGTGACGGCGAGTCCGTCGAGGGCGTCCCCCTCGCGCAGGTCTCCGCGCGGCTCATGTGGGGTATCGAGAAGAGCTACGTCCGAAAGCGCGAGGGCGACACGACCATCCGGACGCCCGACGGGCCCCGGGACCTCGGCGACGTGCTCGACGAGGTCGACCTCGCCTACTTCGAGAAGCGCCAGGAGTTCGAGGACGCGGTCCGCGACGTGATCGGCACCGGGCCGGTCCCGACCGCGGAGTGA
- a CDS encoding cupin domain-containing protein, translated as MEYAVVDTEEIPKVDLDEALNGMFDPDVRRVQAELGTENLVASLWYFEEGEEMVHHEHEDQEELYYVLDGEFEVKLGDAGETETVVAEEGTFFAAGPGVGHGHVCTSADGGVVLAVGSPNVTDINPETYTPVDEA; from the coding sequence ATGGAGTACGCAGTCGTCGACACCGAGGAGATACCGAAAGTGGACCTGGACGAGGCGCTGAACGGCATGTTCGACCCCGACGTGCGCCGCGTGCAGGCCGAACTCGGGACCGAGAACCTCGTCGCCAGCCTCTGGTACTTCGAGGAGGGCGAGGAGATGGTCCACCACGAACACGAGGACCAGGAGGAACTGTACTACGTCCTCGACGGCGAGTTCGAGGTGAAACTCGGCGACGCCGGGGAGACCGAGACGGTCGTCGCCGAGGAGGGGACCTTCTTCGCGGCCGGGCCGGGGGTCGGTCACGGGCACGTCTGCACCAGCGCGGACGGCGGGGTCGTCCTCGCCGTGGGCTCGCCGAACGTGACCGACATCAACCCGGAGACGTACACGCCCGTCGACGAGGCCTGA
- a CDS encoding tubulin/FtsZ family protein, giving the protein MKVVLIGVGQAGGKIAQALAEFDYDRGFGAVQGAFAVNTARADLQNLEIDTMLVGQDRVKGHGVGGDNELGAEIMQAEATEVMDELDGRVTSEADAVFVVAGLGGGTGSGGAPMLTRELSRVYTMPIYGIGVLPGRDEGAIYQANAGRSLKTFTREADSVLVIDNDAWKSSGESVEEGFSAINDRIAERVGLLLAAGEVVEGVGESVVDSSEIINTLKNGGIASLGYASAKADEDAGENINAITSTARKALLTGTSLPQAVKADKALLVIAGHPDRIARKGVERARKWLEEETGSLEVRGGDFPLSSDRIAALVLLGGVERSQRVQEFMDRAREASKRQEESAGTAKDAFQNDQLDDLM; this is encoded by the coding sequence ATGAAAGTCGTCCTGATTGGTGTCGGACAGGCGGGGGGCAAGATCGCCCAGGCCCTCGCCGAGTTCGACTACGACCGCGGGTTTGGGGCGGTACAGGGGGCCTTCGCCGTCAATACGGCCCGCGCGGATCTCCAGAACCTCGAGATAGATACGATGCTGGTCGGCCAGGACCGGGTGAAAGGCCACGGCGTCGGCGGCGACAACGAACTCGGCGCCGAGATCATGCAGGCCGAAGCCACCGAGGTCATGGACGAACTCGACGGCCGGGTCACCAGCGAGGCCGACGCCGTCTTCGTCGTCGCGGGGCTCGGCGGCGGCACCGGGAGCGGCGGCGCGCCGATGCTCACGCGCGAACTCAGCCGCGTCTACACCATGCCGATCTACGGCATCGGCGTCCTCCCCGGACGGGACGAGGGGGCCATCTACCAGGCCAACGCCGGCCGCTCGCTCAAGACCTTCACCCGCGAGGCCGACTCGGTGCTCGTCATCGACAACGACGCCTGGAAGTCCTCCGGCGAGAGCGTCGAGGAGGGATTCTCGGCCATCAACGACCGCATCGCCGAGCGCGTCGGCCTCCTGCTCGCCGCCGGCGAGGTCGTCGAGGGCGTCGGCGAGTCCGTCGTCGACTCCTCGGAGATCATCAACACGCTCAAAAACGGCGGCATCGCGTCGCTGGGCTACGCCTCCGCGAAGGCCGACGAGGACGCCGGCGAGAACATCAACGCCATCACCTCCACCGCGCGGAAAGCCCTCCTCACCGGGACCAGCCTCCCGCAGGCGGTCAAAGCCGACAAGGCCCTCCTCGTCATCGCGGGCCACCCCGACCGCATCGCCCGGAAGGGCGTCGAACGCGCGCGCAAGTGGCTCGAAGAGGAGACCGGCAGCCTGGAAGTCCGGGGCGGCGACTTCCCCCTTTCGAGCGACCGCATCGCCGCCCTCGTCCTCCTCGGCGGGGTCGAGCGCTCCCAGCGCGTCCAGGAGTTCATGGACCGCGCTCGCGAGGCCAGCAAGCGGCAAGAGGAATCGGCGGGCACAGCGAAGGACGCCTTCCAGAACGACCAGCTCGACGACCTGATGTAG
- a CDS encoding DUF7310 family coiled-coil domain-containing protein, with product MVDEDIEARLEAVERALADGEADLSGVAGAADHGRELDSLTDRVEELESRLDDLAASVQAVRGYVGNVRTVNRDVERRADAALAKAEALEERVDGSGDRRPDGSADPARNSTPGPSGRETPPREEHTVDERTDEGRREETPGEVARRITETSDQRGRDAARGRPGPDPARERHRSARGRPRDSHATPSETDGDDGDGLLAGLRDAL from the coding sequence ATGGTCGATGAGGACATCGAGGCGCGGCTCGAAGCGGTCGAACGGGCGCTGGCCGACGGGGAGGCCGACCTCTCTGGGGTCGCGGGGGCGGCCGACCACGGCCGGGAACTGGATTCCCTGACGGACCGGGTCGAAGAACTCGAATCCCGGCTGGACGACCTGGCGGCGAGCGTCCAGGCGGTCCGCGGATACGTCGGGAACGTGCGCACCGTCAACCGGGACGTCGAACGGCGAGCCGACGCGGCGCTCGCGAAGGCCGAGGCCCTCGAAGAACGGGTCGACGGATCCGGCGACCGCCGACCGGACGGCAGCGCGGACCCGGCCAGAAATTCGACTCCCGGGCCCAGCGGACGGGAGACACCCCCGCGCGAGGAACACACGGTGGACGAGCGAACCGACGAGGGTCGTCGCGAGGAGACGCCCGGCGAGGTGGCACGACGGATCACCGAAACCAGCGACCAGCGGGGCCGAGATGCTGCGCGCGGGCGACCCGGACCTGACCCAGCCCGAGAGCGACACCGCTCCGCACGCGGACGGCCGCGGGACTCACACGCCACCCCGTCCGAAACGGACGGCGACGACGGCGACGGGTTGCTCGCGGGACTGCGCGACGCGCTGTGA
- a CDS encoding DUF7311 family protein, which translates to MLRPVLAVLLATALLAASAPGVQSAARERTGGQLAAEADRLETAVADLRERESATTGSPGARRIVTVDLPARSRTAAGVDVLAIGGIPDGSASSNRTGVDLAWRVAEGATATRRLPEIRIAWLRDGDLVAEPLVLESPGEHRLALTLLERDDRPVVGVRRLPEV; encoded by the coding sequence ATGCTCCGGCCCGTCCTGGCGGTGCTCCTCGCGACGGCGCTCCTGGCGGCCAGCGCACCCGGGGTCCAGAGCGCGGCCCGAGAGCGCACGGGGGGACAGCTCGCCGCCGAGGCCGACCGACTCGAGACGGCGGTCGCGGACCTGCGCGAGCGCGAGAGCGCCACGACCGGGTCGCCGGGTGCTCGACGGATCGTCACCGTCGACCTCCCCGCGAGGTCCCGGACGGCAGCCGGCGTCGACGTCCTCGCCATCGGGGGAATCCCTGACGGCTCGGCGTCGTCGAATCGGACCGGCGTGGACCTCGCGTGGCGAGTCGCAGAGGGAGCGACGGCGACCAGGCGTCTCCCCGAAATCCGGATCGCCTGGCTCCGGGACGGCGACCTCGTCGCGGAGCCGCTGGTACTCGAATCGCCGGGCGAGCACCGGCTGGCGCTGACGCTCCTCGAGCGCGACGACCGACCGGTCGTCGGTGTCCGCCGGCTCCCGGAGGTTTAA
- a CDS encoding ATPase, T2SS/T4P/T4SS family, producing MGVLSRVRGTDENDACRCDASFDGDRLAVDADDCPGEGRLGTEPACRAAVVAALRDRDAETVLTRAAGLERAYEDDAAAALVAAGRFADAAAFHDESLADRALRDPLEAARAATGRAGPVATLAAETGLSELAARAEGYEDLLAPAVGPTIGRSRVRLQPPPTAQFVSRRELDTGAVVRIYEEPSSERRTYHLEPLEHGFDAASTERLAAAYDRLASGAVSGGERAPGRAVRRVVGRDATGPETGATVRQLGAVLEKHTRGYGVLADFFADERVSDVFVTAPATHNRIRAHVDGETLTTNVRLTDAGVEALASRFRRESGRAFSRATPSLDATATVGDRRVRVAGVTEPVSEGVAFAFRAHEREAWTLPALVANETLSAEAAALLSLAVERDAATLLAGTRGAGKTTLLGALLWELPAETRTVVIEDTPELPVEQLQETGRDVQPLRVGDGDGAAFTPAAALRTALRLGEGALVLGEVRGEEAGVLYEAMRVGASGSAVLGTIHGDGGRAVRERVVTDLGVPESSFGATDLLVTLEPYESPAGRARRVKRIEEVVTREGDGVVFEPLFELADGELVPTGRIDRGNSRLLEGLARSTERYAAVRDRMDDRARWLSELADSGRTEPGTVCAAHARRRE from the coding sequence ATGGGAGTGCTCAGTCGCGTTCGCGGCACCGACGAGAACGACGCCTGTCGCTGTGACGCGTCGTTCGACGGCGACCGGCTCGCGGTGGACGCCGACGACTGTCCGGGTGAGGGCCGACTCGGAACCGAACCGGCCTGTCGGGCAGCGGTCGTGGCAGCGCTCCGGGACCGAGACGCCGAGACGGTGCTGACGCGCGCCGCGGGCCTCGAACGGGCCTACGAGGACGACGCGGCGGCCGCACTGGTCGCCGCGGGACGCTTCGCGGACGCCGCCGCGTTCCACGACGAGTCGCTGGCCGATCGGGCGCTCCGTGACCCGCTTGAAGCGGCCCGGGCCGCAACCGGGCGAGCGGGGCCGGTCGCGACACTCGCGGCCGAGACCGGACTGTCGGAACTGGCCGCCCGGGCCGAGGGCTACGAGGACTTGCTCGCCCCCGCAGTGGGGCCGACGATCGGCCGGTCGCGGGTGCGACTCCAGCCGCCGCCGACGGCGCAGTTCGTCTCCCGACGAGAACTCGACACCGGCGCGGTCGTCCGGATCTACGAGGAGCCGTCGAGCGAGCGGCGAACCTACCACCTGGAACCGCTCGAACACGGGTTCGACGCAGCGTCGACCGAGCGATTGGCGGCGGCCTACGACCGGCTGGCCAGCGGCGCGGTGTCAGGCGGGGAGCGGGCACCGGGTCGGGCCGTGAGACGCGTCGTGGGCCGGGACGCGACCGGACCCGAGACCGGTGCGACGGTTCGGCAGCTGGGAGCCGTCCTCGAGAAACACACCCGGGGGTACGGCGTCCTGGCGGACTTCTTCGCCGACGAGCGCGTCTCCGACGTGTTCGTGACCGCACCCGCGACGCACAACCGGATCCGCGCCCACGTCGACGGCGAGACGCTGACGACGAACGTCCGGCTCACCGACGCCGGCGTCGAGGCGCTGGCCTCGCGCTTCCGCCGGGAGAGCGGGCGGGCGTTCTCCCGGGCGACCCCGTCGCTGGACGCGACGGCGACGGTCGGGGACCGACGGGTCCGGGTCGCGGGCGTCACCGAACCGGTCAGTGAGGGCGTGGCTTTCGCCTTCCGCGCCCACGAGCGCGAGGCGTGGACGCTGCCGGCGCTGGTGGCGAACGAGACCCTCTCGGCCGAGGCGGCCGCGCTCCTCTCGCTGGCCGTCGAGCGCGACGCCGCGACGCTGCTGGCCGGCACCCGCGGTGCGGGCAAGACCACCCTGCTTGGCGCCCTGCTGTGGGAACTGCCGGCCGAAACCCGGACGGTCGTCATCGAGGACACGCCGGAGTTACCCGTCGAGCAGTTGCAGGAGACGGGCCGGGACGTGCAGCCCCTCCGCGTCGGGGACGGCGACGGGGCGGCGTTCACCCCGGCTGCCGCCCTGAGGACGGCCCTCCGGCTCGGGGAGGGGGCGCTGGTGCTCGGCGAAGTCCGCGGCGAGGAGGCCGGCGTCCTCTACGAAGCGATGCGAGTCGGCGCGAGCGGCAGCGCGGTACTCGGAACCATCCACGGCGACGGCGGCCGGGCCGTCCGGGAGCGAGTCGTGACCGACCTCGGCGTCCCCGAGTCATCCTTCGGCGCGACCGACCTGCTCGTGACGCTCGAACCCTACGAATCTCCAGCCGGCCGCGCCCGCCGAGTCAAACGGATCGAAGAGGTCGTGACCCGGGAGGGTGACGGCGTCGTCTTCGAGCCCCTCTTCGAACTCGCCGACGGTGAGCTGGTCCCGACCGGTCGGATCGACCGCGGAAACAGTCGCCTGCTCGAGGGCCTGGCCCGCTCGACGGAGCGCTACGCGGCCGTCCGGGATCGAATGGACGACCGGGCGCGCTGGCTGTCCGAGCTCGCGGACAGCGGCCGAACCGAGCCCGGAACGGTCTGTGCGGCCCACGCACGGCGGCGAGAGTGA